From Crateriforma spongiae, a single genomic window includes:
- a CDS encoding SDR family NAD(P)-dependent oxidoreductase has translation MESSPVQLVVGAAGGIGTEVCRRLVAQGHRLMLVGRTSGPLQALATELGQPHRVADAQDWDALAQAAQECVETHGGLHGAVNLAGSVLLKPAHITGFDEYQETIAQNVTTAFGLIKAVAPILRRGGGGSVVLMGSAAADIGLANHEAIAAAKAGVAALARSAAATYAGAGIRINTVSPGLVQTPVSEKVWGNERAAAASLAMHPLGRLGAATDIASLIVWLLHPDQTWITGQEIAVDGGLSSIKSVKS, from the coding sequence ATGGAATCGTCTCCCGTTCAGCTTGTCGTCGGTGCCGCCGGTGGCATCGGTACCGAGGTTTGTCGTCGTTTGGTGGCTCAGGGTCACCGATTGATGTTGGTCGGTCGGACGAGCGGACCTCTTCAGGCTTTGGCGACGGAACTGGGACAACCGCACAGAGTCGCCGACGCCCAAGATTGGGATGCGTTGGCCCAAGCGGCACAGGAATGTGTGGAAACCCACGGCGGACTACACGGGGCGGTGAATCTGGCCGGATCGGTGTTGCTGAAACCCGCACACATCACGGGTTTCGACGAATATCAGGAAACGATCGCCCAAAATGTGACCACCGCCTTTGGGCTGATCAAAGCGGTTGCACCGATTTTGCGTCGTGGTGGTGGTGGATCGGTGGTGCTGATGGGCAGCGCCGCGGCCGACATTGGTTTGGCCAATCACGAAGCAATTGCGGCGGCCAAAGCAGGTGTCGCTGCATTGGCAAGATCCGCCGCGGCGACCTACGCCGGCGCGGGAATTCGTATCAACACCGTGTCACCCGGTCTGGTCCAAACGCCGGTCAGCGAAAAAGTCTGGGGCAACGAACGCGCCGCAGCGGCCAGTCTGGCGATGCATCCGCTGGGCCGCTTGGGCGCGGCGACGGACATCGCGTCGTTGATTGTCTGGCTATTGCATCCCGACCAGACTTGGATCACCGGACAAGAGATTGCCGTCGATGGCGGCTTGTCGTCGATCAAATCAGTGAAATCATGA
- a CDS encoding class I SAM-dependent methyltransferase: protein MSPTLRDRCVCDHRYDPNNMISEQAHQALAALCKQHPDGNIPASGALIRQLKQQLGGDAVHQCVAVAMLQPKARRKFGDGIWWATERSLQQATPSQVAKIKSNWLLDSAGPECRIVDACCGMGGDTLELARAAKDGQWMSPILAVDQDETLLHMLEQNAAQSGLSDWVCPLRQDVQSVPLDDRCVLHIDPDRRSTPGGRTVHPDAYSPRWDEFVPIAVQARSAAIKFAPAARLQPLIDETESLQQCPMHRSWFSWRGDVREQTLWIGSVVQTAGLAESSVSAVVVRGDGSLRHFAPSESESVDENAVPIIASIGEGDWMVDPDSAIRAAGLTTAFAHRIGAGLLHRASGFLCVQDAARDIAGDLAGFAIHGRVIWAGTADDRKLRKLLRQNDWFPQTIKVRGTDHNPSSLQKRYRECGQTPITLWIGRQGKRVFAAATEVLR, encoded by the coding sequence ATGTCACCCACCTTGCGTGACCGATGCGTTTGCGACCACCGTTACGACCCGAACAACATGATTTCCGAACAAGCTCACCAAGCGTTGGCCGCCCTTTGTAAGCAGCACCCCGACGGGAATATCCCGGCCTCCGGTGCATTGATTCGTCAACTGAAGCAACAGCTCGGTGGCGACGCGGTTCACCAATGTGTCGCCGTTGCCATGCTGCAACCGAAAGCCAGACGCAAGTTCGGCGATGGCATTTGGTGGGCCACCGAAAGGTCGTTGCAACAGGCGACTCCATCGCAAGTTGCAAAAATCAAATCGAATTGGCTGCTTGATTCAGCCGGCCCGGAATGCCGAATCGTCGATGCCTGCTGTGGCATGGGGGGCGATACACTGGAATTGGCTCGTGCCGCAAAGGACGGTCAATGGATGTCACCTATCCTGGCGGTCGATCAGGACGAAACCCTGCTGCACATGCTGGAACAAAACGCCGCGCAATCGGGACTGTCGGACTGGGTCTGCCCGCTGCGACAAGACGTGCAATCGGTTCCGCTGGACGATCGCTGCGTTCTGCATATCGATCCGGATCGTCGATCCACGCCGGGTGGACGCACGGTTCATCCGGACGCTTATTCGCCGCGTTGGGACGAATTCGTGCCGATCGCCGTGCAAGCTCGATCGGCCGCAATCAAGTTTGCTCCCGCCGCACGATTGCAGCCTTTGATCGACGAGACCGAATCACTGCAACAGTGCCCGATGCACCGCAGCTGGTTCTCCTGGCGTGGCGACGTCCGGGAGCAAACGCTGTGGATTGGGTCCGTGGTCCAGACGGCGGGCTTGGCCGAATCATCCGTTTCGGCGGTGGTCGTGCGTGGCGACGGCAGCTTGCGCCACTTCGCACCCAGCGAATCCGAATCGGTGGACGAAAACGCGGTCCCAATCATTGCATCGATTGGCGAGGGCGATTGGATGGTCGATCCCGATTCCGCAATACGGGCGGCCGGGTTGACCACCGCGTTTGCACATCGAATCGGTGCCGGGCTGTTGCACCGGGCCAGCGGGTTTCTGTGTGTTCAAGACGCGGCACGGGACATCGCTGGCGATCTAGCCGGATTTGCGATTCATGGACGTGTGATCTGGGCGGGAACCGCCGACGATCGCAAGTTGCGCAAGCTGTTGCGACAAAACGATTGGTTCCCGCAAACGATCAAGGTTCGCGGCACCGATCACAATCCATCGTCATTGCAAAAGCGTTATCGCGAATGTGGCCAAACGCCGATCACGTTATGGATTGGCCGCCAAGGCAAGCGGGTTTTCGCCGCTGCAACCGAAGTTTTGCGATGA
- a CDS encoding DUF6690 family protein: MFKRTRLAALIITAAGTPYVVTETDLGRGASDAVVQMVSTDGSTVNFSDEYAIHSHHEVEALRAQDPQRYRYEADLTRKLGGSLPALEDDNSLVGGQIPDLREVLRFDINDRWVIERFARVSTVLADTRLEGLRVPIVTGTQASDLAGTLTYYFDHGGVLQRIQLHGFTGDPSRLIQAMTQFYGLKPEPTLEAGVYTKRWNGMPVQFLRLTHAPVVYSDAVHQKYTVFIELNQPNLGYGISEEAQRIIHADRNTGRW; encoded by the coding sequence ATGTTCAAACGCACCAGGCTAGCAGCTCTTATCATCACCGCCGCCGGAACACCCTACGTGGTGACCGAAACCGACCTTGGTCGCGGTGCCTCCGATGCCGTCGTGCAAATGGTTTCGACGGACGGTTCGACGGTCAACTTTTCGGACGAATACGCGATCCATTCCCATCATGAGGTCGAAGCGTTGCGGGCGCAAGATCCACAGCGATATCGCTATGAAGCGGATTTGACTCGCAAGCTTGGCGGATCATTGCCCGCCTTGGAAGACGACAATTCGCTGGTGGGCGGTCAGATCCCTGATCTGCGTGAAGTGCTGCGGTTCGACATCAATGATCGGTGGGTGATCGAGCGTTTCGCTCGTGTCAGCACGGTCTTGGCCGACACGCGATTGGAAGGCCTTCGTGTTCCAATCGTGACTGGAACCCAGGCAAGTGATCTGGCCGGAACACTGACCTATTACTTCGATCACGGTGGCGTGCTTCAACGCATCCAGTTGCACGGGTTCACCGGCGATCCTTCTCGGTTGATCCAAGCGATGACTCAGTTCTATGGCTTGAAGCCTGAACCGACTTTGGAAGCCGGTGTGTACACCAAACGCTGGAACGGCATGCCGGTTCAGTTCTTGCGGCTCACTCACGCCCCTGTCGTTTATTCCGACGCGGTGCACCAGAAATACACGGTGTTCATTGAACTGAACCAACCCAACTTGGGGTACGGGATCAGCGAAGAAGCACAGCGGATCATCCACGCGGATCGCAACACCGGACGTTGGTGA
- a CDS encoding DUF4339 domain-containing protein, with product MSAQWFYMKPRWFRTAKTVGPISESDLLHRIDAGKILPSTMLRSCKTREKWVPMSSIKPALIRWRKHHPDASLN from the coding sequence ATGAGTGCTCAATGGTTCTACATGAAGCCTCGTTGGTTCCGCACGGCCAAGACAGTCGGCCCGATTTCGGAGTCGGATCTGTTGCACCGAATCGATGCCGGAAAGATTTTGCCGTCGACGATGTTGCGGAGTTGTAAGACTCGCGAAAAGTGGGTCCCGATGTCCAGCATCAAGCCGGCTTTGATCCGCTGGCGGAAACATCACCCCGATGCATCGCTGAACTAA
- a CDS encoding DUF4129 domain-containing protein: protein MNLRREPSLLIKRSKTAADYAAIAVAPVLIFLMISALTLFVCTLLYRGGYSGRVQWVVLFFTMGSVAVARLAIEQDRKYAMGYMLALSAAGVVVLSQFVGSIAVGFILVALIVYLSDRIVFDCTLIDESKDSSGEGLIDSGRLFFQGSDSRKKDSEPSAAPQPSQRKRRRAYQPGRTVMYLALAALPLFGLGQVWISDPQASASAQTFLGVYLFAALALLMTTSFLGLRRYLRQRGVDMPVDVTVGWLGGGALLVAAIVATAFLLPTPGRIITGGEPPISLAEAKDFAASRFGWGKEAAKKSTEGNASTSQDQDPEKEVGGQRPEKGAPAGKVGDGESGDGESGDGESGDGESGDGESGDGESGDGESGGEESGGEESGGEESGGEESGGEESGGEESGGEESGGEESGGEESGEADANQREASDSSESSSSGQSGSSQSFGGVTSMVRGLLDAVRWLLPLALLAFVGFYLLRHGRRFWAWLTSLFAGRSDAPDALEQLLIDDPMASLEPPRRFSEFRNPLGRDNDAARIIATTFGAADAWMRENVTPRRDDETPSEFAHRLRQQASRDARLAPLVGPFGRIVDAYNRLAYAKTRPNADDVQAARDLWKHLR, encoded by the coding sequence GTGAATTTGCGGCGGGAACCGAGTCTATTGATCAAGCGGTCCAAAACGGCAGCCGATTACGCGGCGATTGCCGTCGCTCCGGTGCTGATCTTCTTGATGATCAGCGCGCTGACACTGTTCGTGTGCACGCTGTTGTACCGCGGCGGCTATTCCGGACGGGTCCAGTGGGTCGTTCTGTTCTTTACGATGGGATCGGTCGCGGTCGCGCGGTTGGCGATCGAGCAAGACCGCAAGTACGCGATGGGCTACATGTTGGCGTTATCGGCCGCCGGCGTTGTTGTGCTTTCGCAGTTCGTCGGATCCATCGCGGTCGGTTTTATTCTGGTCGCGCTGATCGTCTATCTCAGCGACCGCATTGTCTTCGATTGCACCCTGATCGACGAATCCAAAGACAGCAGTGGCGAGGGGCTGATCGATAGCGGGCGACTGTTTTTCCAGGGAAGTGATTCAAGAAAGAAAGATTCAGAACCTTCTGCCGCACCCCAACCGAGTCAACGAAAGCGACGACGGGCTTACCAACCCGGGCGGACCGTCATGTACTTGGCCCTGGCCGCGTTGCCGTTATTCGGGTTGGGCCAAGTGTGGATTTCGGATCCGCAAGCCTCCGCATCGGCGCAGACATTCCTGGGGGTCTATCTGTTTGCCGCGTTGGCTCTACTGATGACGACCAGCTTCTTGGGATTACGGCGTTACCTGCGACAACGCGGGGTGGACATGCCGGTCGATGTCACGGTCGGGTGGCTTGGCGGCGGTGCTTTGCTGGTGGCCGCGATCGTGGCCACCGCGTTCCTGTTGCCCACGCCGGGGCGAATCATCACGGGAGGCGAACCGCCCATCTCGCTTGCCGAAGCAAAAGACTTCGCCGCCAGTCGGTTCGGCTGGGGAAAGGAAGCCGCGAAGAAATCAACCGAAGGCAACGCATCGACATCCCAAGATCAAGATCCGGAAAAGGAAGTGGGCGGCCAGCGGCCGGAGAAAGGAGCGCCGGCGGGAAAGGTCGGTGACGGGGAATCGGGTGACGGGGAATCGGGTGACGGGGAATCGGGTGACGGGGAATCGGGTGACGGGGAATCGGGTGACGGGGAATCGGGTGACGGGGAATCGGGTGGCGAAGAATCGGGTGGCGAAGAATCAGGTGGCGAAGAATCAGGTGGCGAAGAATCAGGTGGCGAAGAATCAGGTGGCGAAGAATCAGGTGGCGAAGAATCAGGTGGCGAAGAATCAGGTGGCGAAGAGTCGGGGGAGGCAGATGCAAATCAGCGGGAGGCGAGTGATTCGAGCGAATCGTCTTCGTCCGGCCAAAGCGGATCCAGCCAGTCGTTTGGCGGCGTCACTTCAATGGTGCGCGGACTGTTGGACGCCGTACGATGGTTGCTACCGCTAGCGCTGTTGGCCTTTGTCGGCTTCTATCTGCTGCGGCATGGGCGTCGCTTTTGGGCTTGGTTGACGTCCCTGTTTGCTGGCCGATCGGACGCACCCGATGCGTTGGAGCAATTGCTGATCGACGACCCCATGGCTTCACTCGAACCGCCGCGTCGATTTTCAGAGTTTCGCAATCCTCTGGGCCGCGACAATGATGCCGCGCGAATCATTGCCACCACGTTCGGCGCGGCCGATGCATGGATGCGTGAAAACGTCACTCCCCGGCGTGATGACGAAACGCCCAGCGAATTTGCACATCGATTGCGGCAACAAGCATCCCGGGACGCAAGACTAGCACCCTTGGTCGGACCGTTCGGCCGAATCGTCGATGCCTACAACCGACTGGCGTATGCAAAAACGCGGCCGAACGCCGATGACGTTCAAGCCGCGCGTGACTTGTGGAAGCACCTGAGATAG